AATAGCCAGAGCATATCATTAttaaatgatttcaaaatatGGTTTCATTAATTGAATAATATTTCCTTTTATAGTCTACGATCATATTCCCCATgagcaaatttatttaaattgttccttctgttcaataaaacaaaaatggctCTTTTTTAGCTCTTTTAAAGCTCTTAATacctttttaactttaataacaaGAAATTGAATCAAAAAGGAGTTGATCAGAAGAGTGAATGTCCAGTCTCTCTGGATAGATATAAATCTCTGTGCTATGTTTTGTACAGCTGTCACAAGAACACACAGTATGTGAATGCCACACGTCACATAAAACATCAGAtatgaaaattttaatgtaaaatctacaaggttaaaaaataaaataaaatcaatggtCAATTCCATCTGTAAAGCAGAAATCACCAATGGAAAAGTGAATATTTAGTCTCCCCAAACACTCTTTATTTTGGAAATGGCCAGCACAGGTGCCACTCATTCAACACATTATATGGAAATTTTATGGCCATGCATGtcaaaatgaaagagaaaaatactCTACACATCTTTGTTATGATGGGATTTTATGCAAGGTGGCACTCGGCCAATGATGAATATcagtcatgaacaatctgataaaaaaaaataaaaaatgatgacagCGAGTCACACATGTTCTGAGCCACTTTACAAAAAGCCTCAAGTAGCATAAATACCACAAAATTATATGATACATAGATAGCTTAAAATATTAATCCAGAAACAGTTGAAAGAAGCAATGAATCACATTctaaaaaactgaaatcacaatTTTCCCATGCTATAATAAGTTAACAATatgtaaaataagttaaaatagaGCACTAAATGTAGTGttaaatttttaatcaattaatattaaattaatgtttagaaGGCACATAATTTAGTAAACTATCACAATAGCAGGTTTTACAGAGAACAGAGACAAGAGAGTTTTCCACCACGGTGCAGATAAAGAACAGGCTGAACAAAACCATCCAGCGCATAACAAACCATAGAAATGAACCAAAGTGTTTGAATATTCTGCTTTAGAATGCTAAAGAATCCAGTGAAAATATATGAGACATGTGTGATAAACGTGCTTACAGAAGTTATAAGAATGAGATAAAACGCTCTTCTCTTTATGTCGTTTTcctcatttctttctttccttctctctcctggtcctgactgcttcagagctctAAGAACAGctacaagacaaaacaactggatgGAGAAGAGGAGAAGGAACTGCAGCGAGAAGAACCATGTAAATACATAATGGATATTTGagatcaaacaaaacacactatAAATACAGGATCCAAGAGTGATTATCCAGACCACAGTGCAGCAGATCactctatatctgagaggtttAAACTTTAGAAAAattacaggatgaaccactgccaggtaacgctcaacacacatcagacactgaaacagaggacgacCAGTGAAGACCAGTCCTAGTAAAAATTGTGGCAACAATGtgatacttgaaataaaataatttacactatAAAACAAACAGTTCAGACAGTTACCAatctcacagacagacagattgaggATGAAGAACTCTGATGTAGctccacttcctgttcctgtgatGATGAGCCAGATCACATAGGAGTGTGTTGGAAGACCAAACATGAAATTGATGCTGGATACACAGATTTCCAGACAGTCTATTAGCCCAAGAGACTGAGTTGTGGAGTTTGTAGATGTGTCAGGTGTGAAGTTCCCTGTAGAGTAATTCATGCTTGTCTTCTCAGTTCAGCAGCTcacaaaatacatataatattgaAACTAATTATGGAAAAAGAGAAGTATAAACGAATGAGGTTGTATCAAGGTGAGGTTGAATTGAGACTGAATCAACAGAACACAAGTAAAAATTGACACAGTTTTCAAATAAATCCAAATAACCAGAGCACACTAATAAATTACTTCAAATATGGTTCTGTAAATTCAGTAGAATTTAAATTCGCagtcttttattttcc
This window of the Cyprinus carpio isolate SPL01 chromosome A21, ASM1834038v1, whole genome shotgun sequence genome carries:
- the LOC122134737 gene encoding hydroxycarboxylic acid receptor 2-like yields the protein MNYSTGNFTPDTSTNSTTQSLGLIDCLEICVSSINFMFGLPTHSYVIWLIITGTGSGATSEFFILNLSVCEIGNCLNCLFYSVNYFISSITLLPQFLLGLVFTGRPLFQCLMCVERYLAVVHPVIFLKFKPLRYRVICCTVVWIITLGSCIYSVFCLISNIHYVFTWFFSLQFLLLFSIQLFCLVAVLRALKQSGPGERRKERNEENDIKRRAFYLILITSVSTFITHVSYIFTGFFSILKQNIQTLWFISMVCYALDGFVQPVLYLHRGGKLSCLCSL